A region of the Oceanihabitans sp. IOP_32 genome:
TTTGCCGGTTGCTGTAAAGGGATATTATCTGGAAAAGGAGAGTTAAAAGGTAAACCAATAGCATCTTTAATGATGAGTTTTTGGGTTCCCATTAATAAGGTTTTTGTAGCATCATCAAAAGTGATATCATCATTTAACCTGGCATAACTCGCATTAAAGGTAATATTGGGCAAAAACACCGCTTTTGCCATTTGCTGATCGACCTTAGCCTGCTGGGCTTCCAAACGGTTATTTTTAATACTGTGGTTTTTATTGAGGCCTTTGTGAATTAAGTCTTTTAAAACAGGATCTAATTCTTGTGCTGGAATTACGGACGACACTAATAACATAAGCACCATAGTTATTAGCCTTGTAGCTCTTTTATTTATAATCATTGATACGAATTTTTAAATATAGTGCGAAGATACCCCTGTAATACATGGTAACATATGACCTATATCAAATAATGAAGGGCTTTTGCCATCGATTGGCAAGTAAAACACATTAAGGATGCCGATACGAAATAAAAAATTGGTATTATTTATTTAAAACCTCTACTTTCTAATCCTGCTCAAGGTTTCTGGAGTCATCCCCAAGTAAGAAGCAATATGCCCTAAGGGCACTCGATACACTATATCTGGAAACTCGGCTATCATGTAATCGTAACGCTCTTTAGCCGTTTGAAACTGGACAGCATTCAATTTATTTACTACCCGAGTAAGCATTTCTGTGATAACTAAGCGTCCCATTTTTTCCATTTTAGGGTATTTTTCAAATAAGACATCGATTTCAGCCTTCGAAACACAGTGCAATACAGAATCTTCTAAAATCTCTAAATAGTACAAGCTTGGGGTTTGTTGAAAAAAACTATCCATACTAGACATGAATTTACCCACACCAAAAAACCATTGGGTAATTTCCCTGCCGCTTTCATTAAGATAATAACTTCTGGCCATGCCAGACTCTACAAAATAAAGGAGATTACATATTTCGCCCTGACGCACTAGCACTTGATTTTTTGAAACAGATGTTTTCTTAAAATACGTGCAGATATCCTGCAATTCATCTTCGGTAAAAGGTACTACAGTTTCTAAAAAATCTGAAATAGTCATAACTAAATTTAAATGTTAAACTTACTATTTTTTTAGCGTAGTATCAAGTCATTAAAGGTACTTCTAAAGAAATAAAAAATATATTAAAAAAAGTTTCAAAAAAAGTTTTAAATTCAGAAAAATGTATTTCATTTGCATTATATTTAGCTGAACAATTTTGAAATCTGTTTCTGTGTTCGGGCTTTTGAAAATTAGGAAGTCATATTCAAAAGCAGCTTATAAGATGAGCGACCGAATTTTAAAGCTAACTTCCGTATCACCCATTACTGCAAGCCAAAATATCTTCGGCTTTGCACCAACTACACATTGTAAGATACAGATTTGATTAGTAGGTATTATTTCCGTTTTTAGAAACGCTAGGTTTCTTGTTTTAAATTTTTAAAAAACAATTCAAAAAAAAACAAAATAATGAATACTAAATATATTGATCTCATCAATCAAACTTTCGATTTTCCTCAAGACGAGTTTACACTTGAAGACAACAAACTTAATTTCCACGATATCAACCTCATGCAATTGGTTGAGCAATATGGAACACCTTTAAAATTCACTTATTTACCACAAATATCTAACAATATTAATCGTGCGAAGCAATGGTTTGCAAATGCCATTAAAAAACATGATTATAAAGGTAAATACAACTACTGCTATTGTACCAAAAGCTCGCATTTTAAACATGTTTTAAACGAAGCTTTAAAGAACGATATTCATATTGAAACCTCATCTGCTTTTGATATTGATATTGTTGAAAACTTAAAAAGCGAAGACAAAATCACGAACGACACCTTTATTATATGCAATGGCTTTAAACGGGCGCAATACGTCACTAATATTGCTCGATTAATTAATAACGGGCATAAAAACGCCATTCCTATTATTGATAATTACGAAGAAATTGAACTCCTTTCAAACGAGATTAAAGGCCAATTTAATATTGGCATCCGTATTGCTTCAGAAGAAGAACCCAAGTTCGAATTCTACACCTCGCGATTAGGGATTGGGTATAAAAATATTGTGCCGTTTTATAAAAATCAAATTCAAAACAATAAAAAAGTAGAACTTAAAATGCTTCACTTTTTTATTAATACCGGCATTCGCGATAATGCCTATTATTGGAACGAACTTTTAAAGTGTTTAAAGGTATATACCAGTTTAAAGAAAATTTGCCCGAGCCTAGACAGCTTGAATATTGGCGGGGGTTTTCCTATAAAAAACTCTTTAGTATTCGATTTTGATTATGAGTATTTAGTTGATGAAATTGTAAACCAAATTAAACTCACCTGTGAAGAAGAAGGTGTAGAAGTGCCCAATATTTTTACCGAATTTGGAAGTTTTACCGTAGGAGAAAGCGGCGGCGCTATTTACGAAGTGCTGTACCAAAAACAACAAAACGATCGTGAAAAATGGAACATGATTAACTCGTCTTTTATTACCACCTTACCAGATACTTGGGCCATAAACAAGCGTTTTATAATGTTACCAATAAATCGCTGGGATCAAAGTTACGAGCGTGTTTTACTTGGCGGCTTAACGTGCGACAGTGACGACTATTACAATAGCGAACAACATATTAATGCCATTTATTTACCAAAATACAACAAACAAAAACCGTTGTACATTGGCTTTTTTAACACCGGCGCCTACCAAGAAACTATTGGCGGTTTTGGTGGTTTACAACACTGTTTAATCCCAACGCCGAAACACATTTTAATTGATAAAGATGCCGACGGAAATATTTCGACAGCCGTATTTGCCGAACAACAAAAAAGTGAAGATTTACTTAAAATTTTAGGCTATTAAATACCTACCAATAAAATTAATAACTTAAATTAGTCATTACACATTTTAGTAGACAAAAAATGGAAACAAAAACTTACGCTGGAATTCCAGAAGAATTTGCAAAAAAGGAAACCGCAAAAATTGTATTAATTCCGGTACCTTATGACGGTACAAGCACATGGCAAAAAGGTGCAGATAAAGGTCCAGAAGCTTTTTTAAATGCTTCAGAAAACATGGAACTTTACGATATTGAAACCGACACCGAAGTGTACAAACAAGGTGTGTATTTAGCCGATGCCGTTACAGAAAACAGTACGCCAGAAGCTATGGTAGAAGCGGTACACAAAACCGTAAAAAAATATATTAAAAAAAATAAATTTGTCACCATTTTTGGAGGCGAACATTCCATCTCAATTGGCACTATTCGCGCCTTTAATGAAATGTATCCCAACTTAAGCGTTTTGCATATCGATGCCCATGCCGATTTACGCCAAAGCTACGAAGGCTCAACCTGCAATCATGCCTGTGCGGTTTATGAAGCCAGCCAGAGTACCAACCTTATTCAGGTAGGGATTCGCTCTATGGATGTGATGGAAAAAACCGTGATGGATGAAGACAAAACCTTTTTTGCACACGATATGGCTATGGATGATACTTGGATGGATGCCGCAATCGATCAAATGACAGACAACGTGTTTATCACTTTCGATTTAGATGCTTTCGATCCTTCAATCATGCCAAGCACAGGAACCCCAGAACCTGGTGGTTTATTATGGTACGAAACCTTAGATTTTTTAAAACAAGTTTTTGAAGAAAAAAACGTGGTAGGTTTCGATATTGTTGAACTGTGCCCAAATGAAAAAGAAAAGTCATCAGACTTTCTAGCA
Encoded here:
- a CDS encoding arginine decarboxylase, whose amino-acid sequence is MNTKYIDLINQTFDFPQDEFTLEDNKLNFHDINLMQLVEQYGTPLKFTYLPQISNNINRAKQWFANAIKKHDYKGKYNYCYCTKSSHFKHVLNEALKNDIHIETSSAFDIDIVENLKSEDKITNDTFIICNGFKRAQYVTNIARLINNGHKNAIPIIDNYEEIELLSNEIKGQFNIGIRIASEEEPKFEFYTSRLGIGYKNIVPFYKNQIQNNKKVELKMLHFFINTGIRDNAYYWNELLKCLKVYTSLKKICPSLDSLNIGGGFPIKNSLVFDFDYEYLVDEIVNQIKLTCEEEGVEVPNIFTEFGSFTVGESGGAIYEVLYQKQQNDREKWNMINSSFITTLPDTWAINKRFIMLPINRWDQSYERVLLGGLTCDSDDYYNSEQHINAIYLPKYNKQKPLYIGFFNTGAYQETIGGFGGLQHCLIPTPKHILIDKDADGNISTAVFAEQQKSEDLLKILGY
- a CDS encoding Crp/Fnr family transcriptional regulator, coding for MTISDFLETVVPFTEDELQDICTYFKKTSVSKNQVLVRQGEICNLLYFVESGMARSYYLNESGREITQWFFGVGKFMSSMDSFFQQTPSLYYLEILEDSVLHCVSKAEIDVLFEKYPKMEKMGRLVITEMLTRVVNKLNAVQFQTAKERYDYMIAEFPDIVYRVPLGHIASYLGMTPETLSRIRK
- the speB gene encoding agmatinase, translating into METKTYAGIPEEFAKKETAKIVLIPVPYDGTSTWQKGADKGPEAFLNASENMELYDIETDTEVYKQGVYLADAVTENSTPEAMVEAVHKTVKKYIKKNKFVTIFGGEHSISIGTIRAFNEMYPNLSVLHIDAHADLRQSYEGSTCNHACAVYEASQSTNLIQVGIRSMDVMEKTVMDEDKTFFAHDMAMDDTWMDAAIDQMTDNVFITFDLDAFDPSIMPSTGTPEPGGLLWYETLDFLKQVFEEKNVVGFDIVELCPNEKEKSSDFLAAKLYYKMLSYKFKNDEAEDDYDNAFDTNEINKNNSKYNEDDDY